The following proteins are co-located in the Salvelinus namaycush isolate Seneca chromosome 31, SaNama_1.0, whole genome shotgun sequence genome:
- the LOC120026472 gene encoding transcription factor AP-1-like, translated as MTAKMDTPFYHDESVGVPHNFGQHHADYQRYQGHKMMSKKVAHNFSGGSHSSSGLKLLQNQPGSNCNINPNNLGGINSNTNSSLMPGGLSDMNLLKLASPDLEHLIIQSNQGLVTTSPVPNPNGGNPFMYRNNATNEQEGFADGFVKALADLHKQNQLVGAPMSPSSSIQGPYQRNIMSAGDLPIYTNLSSYNPNHPNHVSSSYPGGQMPDGYPCHGPHRPGGQGPHHPHNRGLDAPQTVPEVPHPPGDTTSSPPSLSPIDLETQERIKAERKKLRNRIAASKCRKRKLERISRLEEKVKVLKNQNCDLTSTASVLREQVAQLKQKVMNHVTNGCQIAVSSVTLQANSTGERDSTSC; from the coding sequence ATGACGGCTAAAATGGATACCCCTTTCTACCATGACGAGTCCGTAGGTGTCCCTCACAACTTCGGACAGCACCATGCAGATTACCAACGTTACCAGGGCCACAAGATGATGAGTAAGAAGGTGGCACATAACTTCTCAGGCGGTTCCCACAGCAGCTCTGGCCTGAAACTGTTACAAAACCAGCCGGGGAGCAACTGCAATATCAATCCTAATAATCTGGGAGGGATTAACAGCAACACAAACAGCTCGTTAATGCCCGGCGGCTTGTCAGATATGAATCTTCTGAAGCTAGCCTCCCCTGACCTCGAGCACCTCATCATCCAGTCTAACCAGGGCTTGGTGACGACGTCTCCTGTCCCCAACCCTAACGGAGGTAACCCCTTCATGTACCGGAACAACGCCACTAACGAACAGGAGGGTTTTGCCGATGGGTTCGTCAAAGCCCTGGCGGATCTCCATAAACAGAACCAGCTGGTCGGAGCTCCcatgtccccctcctcctctataCAAGGCCCCTACCAGAGGAACATCATGTCTGCAGGAGACCTGCCCATCTATACAAACCTCAGCAGCTACAACCCGAACCACCCCAACCATGTATCATCATCCTACCCAGGGGGCCAGATGCCCGACGGCTACCCATGCCACGGACCCCACAGACCTGGAGGCCAGGGACCCCACCATCCCCACAACAGGGGCCTGGATGCCCCTCAGACTGTCCCAGAGGTCCCTCACCCTCCTGGGGACAccacctcctcccctccctccctctctcccatcgaCCTGGAGACCCAGGAGAGGATCAAGGCCGAGAGGAAGAAACTACGTAACCGGATCGCGGCGTCTAAGTGTCGTAAAAGGAAGCTGGAGCGGATCTCCCGGCTAGAGGAGAAGGTGAAGGTTCTGAAGAACCAGAACTGTGACCTGACCTCCACCGCCTCGGTCCTGAGGGAACAGGTGGCCCAGCTCAAACAGAAAGTCATGAATCACGTCACCAACGGCTGCCAAATAGCAGTCAGTTCAGTCACCCTGCAGGCCAACAGCACCGGAGAGAGGGACAGCACCAGCTGCTGA